A region of the Candidatus Aenigmatarchaeota archaeon genome:
AACTTCTTCAAAAAGAGGTTTGCAGGTCTCACAAAAATGTAATTCCAAATTATCCATTCAAAATAGTTGAAAACACTAGAATTTCGTGATTTCTATTCTGTAGGAAATAGGTTAGCTAAACACGTACAAAAAATTATTAATGCGCACTCCTATATTGCATATAGAAAATATGATGATCCCATTCGAAAGAGACTAGAGTATGAAATACTTATTGCAGAGCAAGAAGGAAGACTTCAATCAAGGTTTTATAAACAAAGAGAAACTGTTTATAAACAAAGAGATTTTCCAACCCTATCTCTTCAAGGATTGATGTTGTCAATACAGTTAATGGGAAGTCAGTATGGAATGGGTTACGTTCAAGGTGGTGGACTTACTACCTTTTTTGAACAAAGGTGGACAAAACCAGGTCAACCGAGAATGCTTTACGATGATCTAGTAGCAGGATTTGAAAAATTACTTGTTGGTCAGGATCCTGATTTTCCAAAATTTTGTTAATTTTGTTAATTTTCTTTTCTCTATTTTCTCAAATTGTTAAAGTAATTTTTTTCCCACCTTTCCACTCCCCCCTTAACAATTAACCTCAGGTTAATCCTTGTGAAGTTAATTTAACCTCAGTTAAACTTGGTTAAGAAGAGAAACTTCCTCCCAGAGACCCCGTACAAATCCGGACACTGAGAAGTCAACTTCTAAAAAACTGAGAAAATCCCTAAAAAATTAACCCAAGAGTTACCTCCAGGTTAATTTTTCTCCTTCTCAATTACTTTTTCCCTCAACACCATCCCACTCACGTTACAAAGATCAAATTTTAATTTATTGCTGTAAATAAGATAAAACCAACTATTTTACCTTTAAAATCCTCTTGAAAACAAACCTTTTAAACCACTTTATCTTACCCTTTCTATCCAACCAAATAATAACTATAAAACCAACAAACCCCAAGGCTATCAGAAGATCCATTCCAAAGCCAATTATCCTGAAAATATGGCCGACTCTATTTCCCAAAAAAGCAAGTATAAGCATCCTTGGGAACACCCCTAGAACAGTTGGAATGAAATAATCTATGAATTTAAGTGAGGTGATGCCTGATATATAACTTATTAGGTCAAAAGGTATGATTGGGACGAGCCTTGTTACAAGTATGCCAGTCCTCCCTTTTTGATTTACCCATGCATCCAAGTTTTCTATCCACTCATCACCCAATATTTTCATGACAATGGGCCTTCCACCTTTCCTGGCAATAAAAAAGGCCAAAATAGCCCCAATTATTGTCCCAAGACCACCAAAAATCACTATCTTCCATATATCTATCCCAAGTGCCCCTGAGAACATGATTACAGCTTCTGATGATATGGGAGCAACTATTGTTTGAATTATCATTGCAACAAAAAGACCCCAAGGACCATAGACCTGGACTATTTGATTTACTATCTGTTCTAGCATTTACTCCACTATTTTATAGTCCCGGGCGGATTCGAATTCGGCAAAGCCTGGTGAACCAAGCAATTCCGCCGTCTAGAGCTCCAGAGGCTCCTGTGCTTGACCGCTACACCACGGGACTTTAACCAATATTTTAGGTTAAAGATTAATTAACTTTATTCTCTAACTTAATGTAATGAAAATCCCATTCAGCAAGTCTATTTTAGGTGAAATAAAAAAGGAAAGGGAACTTGTAAATAACACTATTCTCATGTTTTTAGCCTCATTTTTTCAGGCCATTTCAATATTTATAGTTAATCTTTTATTGGCAAGATTTTTCACGCCAACAGAGTTCGGAGAATTCAGGACTATATTTTATTTTGTAAGCTTCATCCCAATGCTAATAGATTTTGGACTTAGTGTCACACTCTCCAAATACACCCCACAATTCAGGGTTAAAGAGAGAGAAAAACTCAATAAACTTGTTAGGTGGTCACTTAAATTAAGATTGACAAGCTTTTTTGTTTTATTAATACTTCTTACAATATTTGCCAAGCAACTTTCTATTTCCCTGCTTCACGACCCAAGTAGAACTTATCTTATTTTCCTAGGATTTCCACTGATAATCTCTATATTTTTCAACATCTTCCAATCGATGACAACAGGTTTTGAGAATTTCAAGGTATTTTTTTTCTCCAGAGTGGTAACAAGTATAAGTTTTTTTGCATTTGTTTTACCTTTTGCATACTTTTTTGGTTTGCCATATTGTTTGGTAGGTTTTGCTTTAGCCTATATATTGGGTAACCTTTATTGTCTAAGGTTTGTTGCAAGAGAAGGTGTTTTCAGGAAAGTTGATGTTAACCTGGATGTGAAAAAAATATTTTTTAAATTTTCAATTCCAATACATGTTCTTTCAATCCCATCCTATTTGGGAAATGTCATAGTCCCGATTTTAAGCCTATTCTTCCCTCTTGAATTAATAGGGCAATATTCTTTTTCCTTTTTATTTTATTATGGGGGGTTGATAATCCCATCTTCATTTGCTTCTGTTTTATTACCAAAGATATCAAAACTAAAAGTCATGAATGATGAAAATAAAATAAGGGAAATTCTACTAAAAGTATTTTTTGCTTACAGTATTATAATATTGATAATAATAACTCTAATATTACTTTTTGGTGAAATATTAATCTCAACCATAGCTCCCAACTATCTGCCAGGTTTGTTATTCTTCAAGGTTTTGGCCTCTTTCGGTTTATTTTCTGGTTACATCTCAATTTATAATTCCTATCTTATTGCCAAGGAAAAAATTGGTATGGTAGCCTTATTGATACTTCTTCAACATGTATTATTATTTGGAATAAGTTTCTTGCTCTTGAAGGGAGTTTAATTAACCCCAGAATAAGCTGAGGCTATCTCTTCATATCCTCTTGACTTATAAGTGTCAGACAAACTTCCTAGAAAATTCTTCATGAATTTTTCCTTTTCATCATCCCACTGTCCTTTTTTCCTCATTTCCTCAATGATATCCTTAAGTTCATTCATATAATTTCTAACCCTTGTGGGTTCTATTACATATGGAAGCATATTCAAAAGCTGGTAAAACCTAACACCCAGTTTCATTTCCTCAAAAACCTTTTTGTTTGCTTCTATTTTATCCAATTCCAATCTATCCAATTTTTTAAGGGTTTCAGATAGCAGTTTGTTCTGCTCTTCTATTATTAACTTGATCTTGCTGAACTTCTTGTCCAACTTGTTAATCTCCCTCTCAACAATATAAACATCCTCAATATCACCAACATTAACCTTGTTTCTAACCTCGGCCTTTAATTTTTCCAATTCATTTTTCAGATCCTCTTCCATTGGGCCTCTGTTTTTTATTTGATCAGCTATGCTTGAAACCCATGCTGTGAGTTTTGTTATTTTTTCTATTATTTCGTCTGTTTTATGTGGAACAACCATACTCTTGCTATTTCTTATCAGTTCCTCTATCATTTTCTCCTTTTGTTCATCCCATGCTGGCGAAGCCTTCAATTCTTCCAATATCTCTTTTATCTTAATAGAATATATCTTCAATTGCTCCTGATCCTCGATGAATGGAATCACATTCAATAGATGATAAAACCTCAAATAAAGCTCAACATTTTTTATTTCCTCGGACTTTATTTGGGTTAACTTTAAACCTTCTATTCTATTTATCACTTCAGATATAACTTCATTCTGTTTTTCAATTATCTGTTTTATCTTCTCGATTCTTTGGTTTATTGCAGTCAATGTGCTATCTTCAATATCCTTCCCACCAGTTTTAATT
Encoded here:
- a CDS encoding oligosaccharide flippase family protein, whose translation is MKIPFSKSILGEIKKERELVNNTILMFLASFFQAISIFIVNLLLARFFTPTEFGEFRTIFYFVSFIPMLIDFGLSVTLSKYTPQFRVKEREKLNKLVRWSLKLRLTSFFVLLILLTIFAKQLSISLLHDPSRTYLIFLGFPLIISIFFNIFQSMTTGFENFKVFFFSRVVTSISFFAFVLPFAYFFGLPYCLVGFALAYILGNLYCLRFVAREGVFRKVDVNLDVKKIFFKFSIPIHVLSIPSYLGNVIVPILSLFFPLELIGQYSFSFLFYYGGLIIPSSFASVLLPKISKLKVMNDENKIREILLKVFFAYSIIILIIITLILLFGEILISTIAPNYLPGLLFFKVLASFGLFSGYISIYNSYLIAKEKIGMVALLILLQHVLLFGISFLLLKGV
- a CDS encoding VTT domain-containing protein, producing the protein MLEQIVNQIVQVYGPWGLFVAMIIQTIVAPISSEAVIMFSGALGIDIWKIVIFGGLGTIIGAILAFFIARKGGRPIVMKILGDEWIENLDAWVNQKGRTGILVTRLVPIIPFDLISYISGITSLKFIDYFIPTVLGVFPRMLILAFLGNRVGHIFRIIGFGMDLLIALGFVGFIVIIWLDRKGKIKWFKRFVFKRILKVK